A single Botrytis cinerea B05.10 chromosome 1, complete sequence DNA region contains:
- the Bclcc1 gene encoding Bclcc1 produces the protein MKNSFFSSLAKFASLSLALALPTAEVIPSALEERQSCANTATTRSCWGQYSASTNSYTTVPKTGVTREYWLVVQNTTLSADGVSRPTLNFNGTIPGPQITADWGDDVIVHVTNKLTSNGTSIHWHGIRQLNNAQYDGVPGITQCPIAPGGTLTYKFHADNYGSSWYHSHFILQYGDGLFGPLVINGPATANYDVDLGMLFLNDWNHVPVQSLWDKAKTGAPPTLLTGLMNGTNTYNGAGKKFQTTFTPGLKYRIRVVNTAVDGHFQFSIDGHSFQVIAMDFVPIVPYNATSILVSIAQRYDIIVTANAAVGNYWIRAGWQTACSGNTNAANITGILRYTGSSSTADPTTTSTVTASTSCLDEPLASLVPFVPINPVASSIMKTTLTTGGGQWLFNGSSLLLNWTDPTLLTVLNSGNIWPTEYNVIPIESTTANKGWAVLAISGPNGPNHPIHLHGHDFWTLSQGTGAYTATTALNLVNPPRRDVMTLPTGGHLVIAFQIDNPGSWLMHCHIAWHASEGLALQFVESESSILPTIGTADVSTFQNTCAAWKAWTPTEPFPQDDSGI, from the exons ATGAAGAATTCCTTCTTTAGTTCATTGGCAAAATTTGCCTCACTTTCTTTAGCTTTGGCATTGCCAACAGCAGAAGTTATCCCATCCGCTCTGGAAGAACGCCAAAGTTGTGCCAATACTGCAACAACCAGAAGTTGTTGGGGACAGTATTCTGCATCTACGAACTCTTACACCACTGTCCCAAAAACAGGTGTAACTAGAGAG TATTGGCTGGTTGTCCAAAACACAACTCTCAGTGCTGATGGAGTTTCTCGACCGACTCTTAACTTCAATGGTACCATCCCAGGACCTCAGATTACGGCTGACTGGGGTGATGATGTTATCGTCCACGTCACGAATAAACTCACTAGTAACGGAACATCTATTCACTGGCATGGTATCAGACAGTTGAATAACGCTCAGTACGACGGAGTTCCAG GTATCACACAATGTCCAATTGCTCCCGGAGGCACTCTCACATACAAATTTCATGCGGACAACTATGGTAGCTCCTGGTACCACTCCCATTTTATCCTTCAATACGGTGATGGACTCTTCGGTCCTCTTGTTATTAACGGCCCTGCAACCGCCAACTACGATGTTGATCTTGGTATGTTGTTCTTGAATGACTGGAACCACGTACCTGTTCAATCACTCTGGGATAAAGCAAAGACTGGAGCACCACCAACGCTCTTGACTGGTCTTATGAACGGTACCAACACATATAATGGAGCTGGCAAAAAGTTTCAAACTACTTTTACACCAGGCTTGAAGTACCGCATCAGAGTGGTCAACACAGCTGTTGATGGtcatttccaattctctATTGATGGCCACAGCTTTCAAGTCATAGCAATGGACTTTGTACCAATTGTTCCATACAATGCTACCAGTATTCTAGTAAGCATCGCTCAACGTTACGATATCATCGTTACAGCCAATGCTGCAGTTGGCAACTACTGGATCAGAGCAGGATGGCAAACAGCATGTTCCGGTAACACTAACGCTGCCAACATTACTGGTATCCTTAGATACACCGGTTCTAGCTCTACAGCTGATCCAACGACGACCTCTACCGTAACAGCAAGTACTAGTTGTTTGGATGAACCATTGGCAAGTCTTGTTCCATTTGTACCAATCAATCCAGTTGCTAGTTCTATCATGAAGACAACGTTGACTACTGGCGGTGGTCAATGGTTGTTTAATGGAAGTTCTTTACTTCTAAACTGGACCGACCCAACTCTTCTTACTGTCCTGAACAGCGGAAACATTTGGCCAACCGAATATAATGTCATTCCTATTGAGTCCACTACGGCGAACAAAGGATGGGCCGTTCTCGCAATCTCAGGACCCAACGG TCCTAATCACCCTATCCATCTCCACGGTCACGATTTCTGGACTCTATCCCAAGGCACCGGAGCCTACACTGCTACTACCGCGCTCAATCTTGTGAATCCACCCCGTCGTGACGTGATGACACTTCCCACCGGCGGACATCTTGTTATCGCTTTCCAAATCGATAACCCCGGTTCTTGGCTGATGCACTGCCATATTGCATGGCACGCATCTGAGGGTTTGGCTTTACAATTTGTCGAGAGCGAGAGTAGTATTTTACCAACGATTGGAACAGCTGATGTGTCTACTTTCCAAAACACTTGTGCAGCATGGAAGGCTTGGACTCCAACCGAGCCTTTCCCACAAGATGACTCTGGAATATAA
- the Bcsps19 gene encoding Bcsps19: protein MALPRSEYLSDVWRNGIFDNKVVFCTGGAGTICSAQVRAMVHLGANACIIGRNPSKTESMAKSISTARPGSKVIGIGGVDVRNIKSLDSAVETCVKELGGIDFVIAGAAGNFISPLEGLSSNAFRTVLEIDTLGSFNTLKATLPHLIKSASAHPNKASNPNTGGRIIFISATFHFTGMALQGHAAAAKAGVDAISATAALEYGPRGITSNVITPGPIEGTEGMARLGDKESEASGDAQRRNPLGRYGTVKEIADGTVYLFSDAGSFVNGEVLVIDGGNWRHPGGMAGGKRYPDYLLDDTFVRRKESKL from the exons ATGGCTCTACCTCGATCAGAATATCTCTCCGATGTCTGGCGGAATGGCATCTTTG ACAACAAAGTCGTCTTCTGTACTGGCGGAGCAGGTACGATATGTTCCGCTCAAGTGCGCGCAATGGTTCACCTGGGCGCCAACGCGTGTATTATCGGACGCAATCCATCCAAGACTGAATCCATGGCCAAATCCATTTCAACTGCACGTCCCGGATCGAAAGTCATTGGAATTGGCGGTGTTGATGTGAGAAACATAAAGAGTTTGGACAGTGCGGTAGAGACATGTGTGAAGGAATTAGGAGGCATTGATTTCGTTAT CGCCGGAGCAGCAGGAAATTTCATTTCACCCCTCGAAGGTCTCTCCTCGAACGCTTTCCGAACTGTCCTCGAAATTGACACTCTCGGTTCCTTCAACACCCTCAAAGCTACTCTCCCACACCTCATAAAATCCGCCTCTGCCCATCCAAACAAAGCTTCTAACCCCAACACGGGAGGTCGCATTATTTTCATCTCCGCCACATTCCATTTTACAGGAATGGCACTTCAGGGACAcgcagcagcagcaaaaGCAGGCGTCGATGCTATTTCTGCAACGGCCGCATTGGAATACGGTCCAAGGGGAATAACTAGTAATGTGATCACTCCAGGACCCATAGAAGGAACGGAGGGAATGGCAAGACTGGGCGATAAGGAGAGCGAAGCTAGCGGGGATGCGCAAAGAAGAAATCCATTGGGCAGATATGGCACAGTAAAGGAAATTGCAGATGGAACTGTGTACTTATTCAGCGATGCAGGAAGTTTTGTCAATGGTGAAGTCTTGGTTATTGACGGAGGGAATT GGAGGCACCCGGGAGGAATGGCCGGAGGAAAGAGATACCCCGATTATTTACTAGACGATACATTCGTACGAAGAAAGGAGTCAAAGTTGTGA